In the Trueperaceae bacterium genome, one interval contains:
- a CDS encoding peptide ABC transporter permease, with translation MSSQISSETSLADSVSSGEVLAVRRTRFWYAFRSLRRSRVGTIGAVLVVGVVLVALFGPLISPHDPLEHNLRSRFKPPGHQDATGIYYLGSDQLGRDILSRVIAGTRVSVTVGVLAVVIAGLIGVSYGLVSGFSGGLIDNFMMRIADAFLAIPFIVLVVAVSGVVGAGLMTLIFILGVTSWVTYARVTRAEVLSVREVDYVMAARALGQSSFKIMFKHILPNVTGSIIVLATMMVATTMLAEASLSFLGLGVQAPTVTWGLMLSDGRQVIGSAWWMSTFPGIAITITVLGVVFLGDWLRDLLDPRLRGQ, from the coding sequence ATGAGTTCCCAAATTTCTTCTGAAACATCATTAGCAGACAGCGTCTCTTCAGGAGAAGTACTTGCCGTTAGGCGCACCCGATTTTGGTATGCTTTTCGTTCTCTTCGTCGTAGTCGGGTGGGTACTATTGGTGCCGTATTAGTTGTTGGCGTTGTTCTAGTTGCCCTGTTTGGTCCACTAATTTCCCCTCATGACCCCTTAGAGCACAATTTGCGTTCTCGTTTCAAGCCGCCAGGACACCAGGACGCAACTGGAATCTATTATTTAGGTAGTGACCAACTCGGGCGTGACATTTTGAGCCGAGTTATCGCAGGGACCAGGGTTTCTGTAACTGTTGGGGTTCTTGCAGTCGTGATAGCCGGCTTGATTGGCGTATCGTACGGCCTGGTTTCTGGATTCTCAGGGGGCCTTATCGACAACTTTATGATGCGTATCGCTGATGCCTTCTTAGCTATACCGTTCATTGTGCTTGTGGTGGCCGTATCGGGGGTGGTTGGTGCTGGCCTCATGACTCTTATTTTTATCCTCGGAGTGACTAGCTGGGTTACCTACGCTCGAGTGACCCGGGCAGAAGTACTATCGGTCCGTGAGGTTGATTACGTCATGGCAGCCCGTGCTCTTGGACAGTCTAGTTTCAAGATTATGTTTAAGCATATTCTCCCTAACGTGACTGGATCCATCATCGTCTTAGCAACCATGATGGTTGCCACTACCATGCTTGCTGAAGCGTCACTAAGTTTTCTGGGTCTTGGTGTTCAGGCGCCTACTGTCACATGGGGCCTTATGTTGTCAGATGGGAGACAAGTCATTGGTAGTGCCTGGTGGATGTCAACATTTCCAGGTATAGCTATAACCATAACTGTATTAGGAGTGGTGTTTTTAGGAGATTGGCTTCGCGATCTACTTGATCCGCGATTGCGGGGTCAATAA
- a CDS encoding erythromycin biosynthesis sensory transduction protein eryC1 yields the protein MHPTEKYPTGFKVPRSRVHETHQILQDEIRSALEPLLFGPVGGEGRDIRLELERSFAKLAGRAYAISVHSGTIGLVIALRACGVGPGDEVITVANSDISTTGAISLCGAVPVLCDVIAADYTIDPSLVEPLITDRTKAILPVDLHGHPADAKALSGVAQRHGLAIVEDAALATGAEDHNRPIGAFADAAVFSFAPMKPLGSVGSGGIIVCDDPGIAERLELLTGYGHDPTPSEDPGSQNYLEEGYNVPLDPLQAALVRIKLPHLAGWTQRRREIAEAYKQGLADTNAILPDFRSESNPTFRSYTIRVPNQKFTHDALRRVGVEAVLHYTPPVHHYTVYDEGLKGSQSLPITEKLSRELLSLPVTVELTDDDVRFAIDALRPLIGGNAQ from the coding sequence ATGCACCCGACCGAAAAATACCCTACAGGGTTTAAGGTCCCCCGATCTCGTGTTCATGAAACGCATCAAATTTTGCAAGACGAGATACGATCCGCCCTTGAGCCACTACTCTTTGGTCCGGTAGGAGGCGAAGGTCGAGATATACGATTAGAACTGGAACGTTCTTTTGCAAAGCTTGCGGGTCGGGCTTATGCTATTTCAGTCCACTCAGGTACGATCGGATTGGTAATTGCACTACGAGCCTGTGGTGTCGGTCCGGGAGATGAAGTTATTACCGTGGCTAACTCCGATATTTCCACGACGGGAGCGATTTCTCTCTGTGGGGCTGTACCAGTTTTGTGTGACGTTATAGCTGCTGATTACACTATAGATCCTAGCTTGGTTGAACCTCTGATTACAGATCGTACGAAAGCAATTCTTCCAGTCGACCTTCACGGACACCCAGCTGATGCCAAGGCTCTTTCCGGGGTAGCCCAGCGCCACGGCTTAGCCATTGTAGAAGATGCTGCACTGGCAACGGGCGCTGAGGATCACAACCGGCCTATAGGTGCTTTTGCTGACGCTGCTGTGTTTAGCTTTGCCCCGATGAAGCCATTGGGAAGTGTCGGTAGTGGCGGGATAATAGTTTGTGACGATCCGGGTATAGCGGAACGGCTAGAGTTACTAACTGGATATGGACATGATCCAACTCCAAGTGAAGATCCGGGTAGCCAGAATTATCTTGAGGAGGGCTACAATGTACCTCTTGATCCGTTGCAGGCTGCTCTTGTCCGGATCAAGTTACCGCATTTAGCAGGTTGGACTCAGAGGCGTCGTGAGATTGCGGAGGCATATAAGCAAGGTCTTGCTGATACTAACGCAATTCTTCCGGATTTCCGTTCAGAATCAAACCCTACGTTCCGTTCTTACACGATTAGGGTCCCCAATCAAAAGTTTACTCACGATGCCCTTAGACGGGTTGGAGTGGAAGCAGTATTACATTACACTCCTCCTGTTCATCATTACACCGTGTACGATGAAGGCTTAAAGGGGTCACAGTCCTTACCAATAACGGAAAAGTTATCTAGAGAACTTCTTTCTCTGCCGGTAACGGTCGAGTTGACTGATGATGATGTCAGGTTTGCGATAGATGCATTACGGCCACTTATAGGCGGCAATGCCCAATAG
- a CDS encoding TIGR00730 family Rossman fold protein, with amino-acid sequence MENFEKQYVIDALAEDSWRMFRIMGELVQGFEEMSDVEKAVTIFGSARLKEDSEIYQKATLLSKNLADCGYAVLTGGGPGIMEAGNRGAFDAGGRSIGLNITLPHEQSPNPFQTDCLNFKYFFTRKVMLVKYSTAFVVFPGGFGTLDELFEALTLIQTRKIKPFPVYLVGVSFWEGLLEWIKSTLLGLGTISEEDMHLFKVVDDISTIPGEIDLYYDSESHGGFNFPG; translated from the coding sequence ATGGAAAATTTTGAGAAGCAGTACGTGATTGACGCTCTTGCTGAAGATAGTTGGCGGATGTTTCGGATCATGGGAGAGCTGGTTCAAGGCTTTGAGGAAATGAGTGACGTTGAAAAGGCAGTGACCATCTTTGGATCTGCCCGTTTAAAGGAGGATAGCGAGATCTATCAGAAAGCTACCCTGCTCTCGAAGAACCTTGCTGATTGTGGATACGCAGTTCTAACCGGTGGTGGTCCGGGGATTATGGAGGCTGGTAACCGCGGTGCTTTTGATGCGGGTGGTCGTTCAATTGGCCTTAATATTACTCTTCCTCACGAGCAGAGCCCAAACCCTTTTCAGACTGACTGCCTAAATTTCAAGTACTTTTTTACACGTAAGGTCATGTTGGTCAAGTATTCAACAGCCTTTGTAGTTTTTCCAGGTGGTTTCGGAACGTTAGATGAACTTTTTGAGGCGTTGACTTTGATTCAGACTAGGAAAATTAAACCATTCCCTGTTTACCTTGTTGGGGTGAGTTTTTGGGAGGGATTACTTGAGTGGATTAAGAGCACTCTATTGGGCTTAGGGACTATATCTGAAGAGGATATGCATTTGTTTAAGGTTGTTGATGATATATCAACTATTCCCGGTGAGATTGACCTCTACTACGATTCCGAAAGCCACGGGGGTTTTAATTTTCCCGGGTAG
- a CDS encoding heat-shock protein Hsp20: MSLFHLKSSLPAFALRPSIWAEGDLDRWISGPIYSEKDKVQAADLYETDDSLILELSVPGLTGKEIDISVLGRKLEIKVTIPDQVEEDRRYSYKGINHDLVSRTIDLPASVDLDEISACVENGLLTIKMPKASEAKVKKIVISN, encoded by the coding sequence ATGTCTTTGTTTCATTTGAAAAGCTCTTTGCCTGCATTTGCATTAAGGCCAAGTATTTGGGCTGAGGGCGATCTTGATAGGTGGATTAGTGGTCCGATCTATAGCGAAAAAGATAAGGTTCAGGCTGCTGATCTATATGAGACGGACGATTCTCTCATTTTAGAATTGTCCGTTCCCGGTTTAACTGGTAAAGAAATCGATATTAGCGTGTTGGGTCGTAAGCTTGAAATTAAAGTTACTATCCCTGACCAAGTCGAGGAAGACCGTCGTTACAGTTATAAAGGAATTAACCACGATTTGGTCTCGCGTACCATCGATCTACCGGCGTCAGTGGATCTGGATGAAATCAGTGCCTGCGTTGAAAATGGCTTACTCACTATAAAGATGCCGAAAGCCTCTGAAGCCAAGGTCAAAAAGATAGTTATCAGTAATTGA
- a CDS encoding ABC transporter permease — translation MQTFIVSRLGQLLMTIFIVSLIVFFMVRLKGDPISVMAPPTFSEDQIAALRAAWGFDRPLVEQYLVFVRKAITGDFGLSMQARIPAMELVLERLLNTYLLAGVSAVIGILIAIPLGVISALRRNTWLDIVATMGATLGTAMPNFWVGLMLILIFSVNLRLLPAFGALEASAIIMPALTLGTGIAARLSRLTRSAMLEVLSQDYVRTAYAKGLAGRVVIIRHALRNSLLPVVTALGLQLGWLLGGSVVVEAVFSWPGIGRLMIESIGVRDITVVQAALFWFALSFIIINLVLDVIYSFIDPRIELQGNQG, via the coding sequence TTGCAGACTTTTATTGTTTCTCGTCTGGGTCAGCTTTTAATGACGATATTTATCGTCTCGCTGATAGTTTTTTTCATGGTTCGCCTTAAGGGCGACCCAATTTCGGTTATGGCGCCACCCACTTTTAGCGAAGATCAGATTGCGGCATTACGTGCCGCCTGGGGATTTGACAGGCCTTTAGTGGAACAATATTTGGTTTTTGTTAGAAAAGCGATAACTGGAGATTTTGGGTTATCAATGCAAGCTCGCATACCGGCAATGGAACTTGTCCTCGAAAGGCTTCTAAACACCTATCTTTTGGCAGGAGTGTCAGCTGTCATCGGCATCTTGATTGCGATTCCCCTTGGTGTTATTTCAGCACTTAGGAGAAACACCTGGTTGGACATTGTGGCCACAATGGGGGCGACCCTTGGGACTGCCATGCCGAACTTTTGGGTGGGGTTAATGCTAATACTTATTTTTTCCGTCAATCTCCGTTTATTACCAGCGTTTGGGGCTCTTGAAGCTAGTGCAATTATTATGCCGGCACTGACTCTGGGAACAGGTATTGCTGCTAGACTCTCACGGCTTACACGATCAGCCATGCTCGAGGTATTGAGTCAGGACTATGTTAGGACAGCATACGCTAAGGGACTTGCTGGCAGAGTTGTAATTATTCGGCACGCTTTAAGAAATTCGTTGCTGCCTGTTGTTACTGCACTTGGGTTGCAACTTGGTTGGCTTTTAGGGGGATCGGTGGTAGTGGAGGCTGTTTTCTCATGGCCAGGCATTGGTCGGCTAATGATTGAGTCTATCGGCGTGCGAGACATAACGGTAGTGCAGGCGGCTCTTTTTTGGTTCGCCCTCTCTTTTATTATTATTAATTTAGTTTTGGACGTGATTTATAGCTTTATTGATCCTAGAATAGAGCTCCAAGGAAATCAGGGATGA
- a CDS encoding aromatic amino acid aminotransferase: MSEQKKKRGTEVLYHLISQVRGYDDAIVLGRGDPDFDTPGHIVKAAKDAMENKLTEPSPAEGLLVVREAIAERVERVNGASFDPNTEIVFTNGGQEALFLMVVAAIGEGDSLLVPEPNYNTYKDSVTFARGQIVSMPTYAEEAFRVDPDRVRQTITPETRALLLVSPNNPAASVISREDQQKLIQIAQEKDLIIIADDIYDLILYDDFVHTSPASLPGGKERTLTLNALSKTYAMTGWRAGWVAGPADLMTRVRDLKAAVSGPASLVSQYAALAALTGPQDEANAMREAYSQRRRIVLDYLDDMGFTYGTPQGGQFVFVDVKHTGMGSIELAQRILDEAHVLAYPGGAFSEDMDNFLRITFLQPEEQLIQGLGRMKAAMDVIGVGG, encoded by the coding sequence ATGAGTGAACAGAAGAAAAAGCGAGGCACTGAGGTTCTTTATCACCTCATTTCGCAAGTACGTGGTTACGACGATGCCATAGTCTTGGGCCGGGGCGATCCTGATTTCGATACCCCTGGGCACATTGTAAAAGCTGCTAAAGATGCAATGGAGAATAAACTAACCGAACCTTCCCCAGCTGAAGGATTGCTTGTCGTGCGTGAGGCCATTGCTGAACGGGTTGAACGGGTCAACGGAGCCAGTTTTGATCCGAACACTGAAATCGTATTTACTAATGGAGGCCAGGAGGCACTATTCCTTATGGTTGTCGCAGCCATTGGCGAGGGCGACAGTCTCCTGGTACCCGAACCTAACTACAATACATATAAGGACTCTGTTACTTTTGCCCGTGGTCAGATTGTAAGTATGCCCACCTATGCGGAAGAAGCTTTCCGGGTCGATCCTGATCGTGTGAGACAAACAATTACTCCCGAAACCCGAGCTCTTCTGCTTGTCTCTCCCAATAATCCTGCAGCAAGTGTAATTTCTAGAGAAGATCAGCAAAAACTAATACAAATTGCACAAGAGAAAGATCTAATCATCATTGCAGACGACATTTATGATTTGATTCTGTACGACGACTTTGTGCATACGAGCCCAGCTTCTCTGCCAGGAGGGAAAGAGCGTACTCTCACGCTAAATGCGCTTTCGAAAACCTATGCTATGACGGGTTGGCGGGCTGGTTGGGTTGCTGGTCCAGCCGATCTAATGACTCGCGTTCGGGACTTGAAGGCAGCTGTTTCAGGGCCGGCGTCTCTTGTTTCCCAATATGCTGCTTTAGCGGCACTGACCGGTCCTCAAGACGAGGCTAATGCCATGCGTGAAGCTTATTCGCAGCGACGACGGATTGTCCTTGATTACCTGGATGATATGGGGTTCACTTACGGAACTCCTCAGGGCGGGCAATTTGTCTTTGTGGATGTTAAACATACTGGTATGGGGAGCATAGAATTGGCGCAGCGGATTCTTGACGAAGCACATGTACTTGCTTACCCGGGTGGAGCTTTTTCTGAAGATATGGACAACTTCCTCCGTATCACTTTCTTACAACCTGAGGAGCAACTAATTCAAGGTCTTGGCCGCATGAAGGCGGCGATGGACGTAATAGGCGTTGGAGGTTAG
- a CDS encoding oxidoreductase, translating into MPLGFAIVGAGNIAGVQVEAIKHITEARVVVITGRGEENGRALAATAEADWIRDLASAVSHPDVDIVSICTPSGAHLEPALVAAKAGKHLMIEKPLEITTDRMDSIIAAVKEAGVTLTCFFPSRFMIGVKKVKEAIIEGRLGKIVLADAFVKWYRSQEYYDVGWRGTWALDGGGALMNQSIHSIDMLQWLAGPVESVFGLTQTSRHGMETEDTATAALSFRSGAMGVIQGATSCWPGQPAKVELRGTEGTIVLQEGRIVTWKLKDSSEDEELEMLSLEAPLGSGSSDPLGIGFEMHQRQISETIAAIQSGDKPSIDGIEARKSVEIILAIYQSVRDGSPVLL; encoded by the coding sequence ATGCCTCTAGGATTTGCTATCGTTGGTGCTGGCAACATTGCAGGTGTACAAGTTGAAGCCATAAAACATATTACTGAGGCCCGGGTTGTGGTAATTACAGGTCGAGGTGAGGAAAATGGTCGTGCATTAGCCGCTACTGCCGAGGCTGACTGGATTCGTGATTTGGCGTCTGCCGTAAGTCACCCGGATGTTGACATCGTTTCAATATGTACTCCAAGTGGTGCTCATTTGGAGCCTGCTTTGGTTGCAGCCAAAGCAGGGAAACATCTTATGATTGAGAAGCCCCTAGAAATTACGACTGATCGCATGGATTCTATAATTGCGGCAGTTAAGGAAGCTGGGGTCACCTTAACTTGTTTTTTCCCTAGTCGCTTTATGATCGGGGTTAAAAAGGTTAAAGAGGCAATTATTGAGGGTAGGCTCGGGAAAATAGTCCTTGCAGATGCATTCGTGAAGTGGTACCGCTCACAAGAGTATTACGATGTCGGTTGGCGCGGTACTTGGGCGTTAGACGGTGGTGGAGCTTTAATGAATCAATCGATACACAGTATAGATATGTTGCAATGGTTAGCTGGCCCAGTTGAAAGTGTTTTCGGCTTGACCCAAACTTCTAGGCATGGAATGGAGACCGAGGACACTGCGACAGCAGCCCTCTCCTTCCGTAGTGGTGCGATGGGGGTAATCCAGGGAGCTACGAGTTGCTGGCCAGGTCAGCCCGCAAAAGTAGAATTACGCGGTACAGAAGGCACCATTGTGCTTCAGGAAGGAAGGATTGTCACTTGGAAGCTCAAGGATTCTAGCGAAGACGAAGAACTTGAAATGCTTTCTCTAGAGGCACCCCTTGGCAGCGGATCATCCGATCCCTTGGGTATAGGTTTTGAAATGCATCAACGTCAGATTTCTGAAACCATCGCAGCGATTCAATCTGGTGACAAGCCCAGTATCGATGGTATTGAGGCTAGGAAATCAGTAGAGATAATTCTGGCGATCTATCAATCGGTACGTGATGGAAGTCCAGTGTTACTGTAA
- a CDS encoding haloacid dehalogenase encodes MVKGIVFDLDGTLVDSLPDILNSFCYAFEVVGLSVPDQGEVHGQLGKPLWDMYCHFAPTDTISELVAAYRDHYPRHFLDHSRLFPGVKEVLTQLRNLDFSLAIATTKRTSSAIEFTNALGLDIYFDHIQGTDGFAFKPNPEVIYRALKALGEAGLWMVGDSSTDIEAGKAARLSTYAVTWGAHDAKRLRKSNPDALEPSLDRLLDLVL; translated from the coding sequence TTGGTGAAAGGCATAGTCTTTGATCTTGACGGTACGCTCGTCGATTCTCTACCAGACATACTCAATAGCTTCTGTTACGCATTTGAAGTTGTAGGGTTATCCGTACCGGATCAAGGTGAGGTGCATGGTCAGCTCGGTAAGCCTCTTTGGGACATGTATTGTCATTTTGCTCCCACAGATACCATTAGTGAATTGGTAGCAGCATACCGAGACCACTATCCCCGTCATTTTCTTGATCATTCTAGGCTTTTTCCTGGCGTAAAAGAGGTGCTCACTCAACTGCGCAATCTTGATTTTAGTTTGGCTATTGCTACCACCAAACGAACTAGCTCAGCTATCGAATTTACTAACGCGCTGGGTCTCGATATTTACTTTGATCATATACAGGGCACTGATGGCTTCGCCTTCAAGCCTAACCCTGAGGTAATATACCGGGCTTTGAAGGCTCTGGGAGAGGCTGGTCTTTGGATGGTAGGGGATTCGTCTACTGATATAGAAGCAGGAAAGGCAGCTAGGCTTAGTACCTACGCTGTAACTTGGGGGGCGCATGATGCCAAACGTCTTCGTAAGTCAAATCCTGATGCATTGGAGCCTAGTCTTGACCGACTTCTTGACCTAGTACTTTGA
- a CDS encoding 3-oxoacyl-ACP reductase: MNRLRGVVTIVTGASSGFGWVIAKTLAAEGALVGLVARRRDRLEALQAEIEGAGGNALVCPADISSEQEILTVVEEVKEAWGTVTLLVNNAGTNVTTRSITDTDVQAWRMILEVNLTSAYILTKAVLPGMMKQECGTIINIASKAASNPSLLGGVAYSSSKRGMEALTVVTNQEGNPRNVRATVLNPGEGNTPILDRRSAPPNAESRSVMIQPQDLADLVVLVATLPQNVTVETVDLRPTKKRSAR; encoded by the coding sequence ATGAATCGGTTGCGAGGTGTAGTCACGATAGTGACAGGGGCAAGTAGTGGGTTCGGTTGGGTTATTGCGAAGACATTGGCAGCCGAGGGTGCCCTTGTCGGACTGGTTGCCCGGAGGAGAGATCGGCTTGAAGCCCTGCAAGCTGAGATCGAGGGAGCAGGTGGTAATGCCCTGGTTTGTCCTGCTGATATCAGTTCTGAACAAGAAATATTAACTGTCGTAGAAGAGGTAAAAGAAGCTTGGGGAACCGTAACGTTGCTGGTAAATAATGCAGGAACCAACGTAACTACGCGCAGCATTACGGATACCGACGTTCAAGCTTGGCGAATGATTCTCGAGGTAAACCTCACTAGCGCTTATATATTAACGAAAGCAGTTTTACCAGGGATGATGAAACAAGAGTGCGGAACTATTATTAATATTGCATCTAAGGCAGCCTCAAACCCAAGCCTCCTGGGTGGCGTTGCGTATAGTTCGTCAAAGCGTGGTATGGAAGCTTTAACGGTTGTGACTAATCAGGAGGGTAACCCCCGAAATGTTCGGGCTACGGTTCTGAACCCTGGAGAGGGTAACACCCCAATTCTGGATAGGCGATCGGCACCTCCTAATGCTGAGTCAAGATCAGTCATGATTCAACCTCAGGATCTCGCTGATCTTGTTGTTTTAGTGGCTACCCTTCCTCAGAATGTAACCGTCGAGACAGTAGACCTTAGGCCAACTAAAAAACGGTCAGCCCGTTAA
- a CDS encoding malate dehydrogenase, with the protein MAYDLTDKEPVTFYPEKDLRGFIETFLTTLGATAEEAEIVADGVVTASLWYHPGQGQGVEKLLRYFNRIRNGGIIADAPMSWDRDGPSYALLDAAKGFGYVAAQRAMLRASEKAKATGLAVVWVRNSNHFGIAGYHALTAANAGLIGWSMTNARAEMAPWGSAKPVLATNPWGLAVPYPGKERGPVLLDMALTMSGKGMMRWYLEQGRAMPDTWALTPDGERTTDPAAAMDGPVLPIGEYKGYGLSFFTDVFTGVMTGAKFGLDVFQDENHYDVGHMMMAFDPTIFMTSEQFETRLTKLIAEVKSAPPIDPSSPVLLPGDLEDERMQQRRKEGIPVSQETLQSLRPLAQELGLEPLG; encoded by the coding sequence ATGGCATACGACTTAACTGACAAAGAACCAGTGACTTTCTACCCCGAAAAGGACTTAAGGGGTTTTATTGAAACGTTTCTTACAACGCTTGGGGCCACAGCAGAAGAAGCAGAAATCGTAGCTGACGGCGTAGTTACGGCATCCTTGTGGTACCACCCAGGTCAAGGTCAAGGGGTAGAGAAGCTCCTCCGTTACTTCAACAGGATTCGTAATGGTGGAATTATTGCAGACGCCCCAATGTCCTGGGACCGAGATGGACCTAGTTACGCTCTTTTAGACGCCGCTAAGGGATTTGGTTATGTTGCTGCCCAACGGGCAATGCTTCGCGCTTCAGAGAAGGCAAAGGCCACCGGTTTAGCGGTAGTTTGGGTGCGTAATAGTAACCATTTTGGTATTGCTGGATATCATGCCCTGACGGCAGCTAATGCGGGTCTCATAGGTTGGTCGATGACTAATGCTCGTGCTGAAATGGCTCCTTGGGGTTCAGCAAAGCCTGTTCTCGCCACTAATCCCTGGGGCCTAGCGGTCCCTTATCCAGGCAAAGAACGTGGACCCGTGTTACTTGATATGGCACTTACCATGTCAGGCAAGGGAATGATGCGTTGGTATCTAGAGCAGGGTCGTGCTATGCCCGACACGTGGGCACTTACCCCTGACGGAGAAAGAACCACGGATCCGGCAGCCGCTATGGACGGGCCGGTACTCCCAATCGGTGAGTATAAGGGTTATGGTTTGAGTTTCTTTACTGATGTGTTCACTGGTGTGATGACCGGTGCGAAGTTCGGGTTAGACGTTTTCCAAGACGAGAATCACTATGATGTTGGTCACATGATGATGGCGTTTGATCCCACCATTTTCATGACTAGCGAACAATTTGAAACACGCCTAACTAAACTTATTGCGGAGGTCAAGAGCGCTCCCCCCATCGACCCTTCTTCACCCGTCTTGCTTCCAGGTGATCTAGAGGACGAGCGCATGCAACAAAGGCGCAAAGAGGGGATTCCTGTGTCCCAAGAAACCCTCCAGTCTTTGCGGCCTCTCGCTCAGGAACTTGGTTTGGAGCCTCTCGGTTGA